A genomic stretch from Clavelina lepadiformis chromosome 5, kaClaLepa1.1, whole genome shotgun sequence includes:
- the LOC143461279 gene encoding DDRGK domain-containing protein 1-like has product MNPIIYMIGALIVGVVLWFVTRSTGPKNEPRGRPRPAQREVPDDAPPGARRRRRERIHQAVERQREEDRMQREEEEDQEIEQPSAKIGTKKQRKLQEKEERRFAREAQEREREERKKAEEEKEVQRKQDEEKKRIEEEKQAEAERKLQEDKEKREYEEYLKMKEMFVLEEEGEAQVASDEQSQNMLQEFVNYVKVSKVVLLEDLASHFGLRTQEAIDRVQDLLKDGILTGVIDDRGKFIYISTEELKAVAEFVEQRGRISISELARASNSLINLKSETTLSLST; this is encoded by the exons atgaatCCCATAATTTACATGATAGGCGCACTTattgttggtgttgttttgtgGTTTGTAACAAGAAGCACTGGTCCTAAAAATGAACCCAGAG GTCGTCCACGCCCAGCGCAGCGTGAAGTTCCAGATGATGCACCTCCTGGAGctagaagaagaagaagagaaaGGATTCATCAAGCTGTAGAAAG GCAACGAGAAGAAGATCGAATGCAGagagaagaagaagaggatcAAGAAATTGAACAACCTTCTGCAAAGATCGGCACAAAGAAGCAAAGGAAGCTACAAGAGAAAGAGGAAAGACGTTTCGCTCGAGAGGCACAAGAAAGGGAAAGAGAGGAGCGGAAGAAGgcagaagaagaaaaagaagtcCAGCGAAAACAAGACGAAGAAAAGAAGAGAATTGAGGAGGAAAAACAA GCGGAAGCAGAAAGAAAACTACAAGAAGATAAAGAGAAGAGGGAATATGAGGAATACTTAAAGATGAAAGAGATGTTTGTCTTGGAAGAGGAAGGAGAAGCTCAAGTTGCCTCCGATGAACAGTCACAGAATATGCTGCAAGAATTTGTCAATTATGTAAAG GTGTCAAAAGTTGTCCTTCTTGAAGATTTAGCTTCGCACTTTGGGCTTCGTACTCAAGAAGCCATCGACAGAGTGCAGGATTTGCTCAAAGATGGTATTTTAACTG GTGTCATTGACGACAGAGGGAAATTCATTTACATTTCAACAGAAGAACTGAAAGCTGTTGCAGAGTTTGTGGAACAAAGGGGTCGAATATCAATTTCTGAACTTGCACGGGCGAGTAATTCTCTCATTAATTTGAAATCGGAGACTACGTTGTCTCTTTCTACCTGA